GTCGCCCCAGTAGTGATGCGGCCAATTCAGGAACCGATTTCCGTAAAACCGATCATCCAGGCCCCCGCTCAGCTTCCCCGGGAAGTGCAGCTGCAAAGCGCCCTGCGGGATGCCCTGCAGCCTTCCGAACGCGAGTTGGCCGCCATGCAGCTGAGCCAGTCGACGAATTATCCCCCGGCCAAGCTGGCTCTGATGCATGCCGCCAAGGAAGATCCCGCTCCGACGGTTCGGGCTTGCTGCCTCCGATGTCTCGTAAAAGTTGCCCCGGGCGACAACAAGGTGGTTTCATTACTCGAAACCGCCAAAGAGGATAGCGATTCGCACGTTCGCAACGAAGCAGCCGACCTGCTCAATCAGATCAAGAAGTAGACCCCCCGGTGGGGGAGGCTGCCTAACCTCCCCCGGTTTTGAAAACTCTCCATCTTACCTGGATCTCCCGCTTGAGAGAATGGCTACTTCCCCTTGTGACATTCTTTCTGTCAGTGGTAGAATCCGTAACTACAACAGTGATGCCTTTTGGCAGGACGCATGGATGCGCCGCACCCCGATGATACAGCTCGATAGTGTCACCATCCAATATGGCCCGATCCGGGCAGTCGATACCGTTTCGCTCGATGTCGAAGCCGGTGAGATTTTTGGCTTGCTGGGACCCAACGGATCGGGGAAAAGTTCGACACTCGCCGCCATTGCCGGCATTCTGCGGCCGGTGTCCGGCCGCATTCGCATCCAGCAGCATTGCATCCGAGACAAAGCGGAAGTCTGCGCCCGGCAGATCGGCTTCGTACCTCAGGAAATCGCACTTTATGAAGAGCTCTCCGTCTGGGAGAATTTGCGATTTTTCGGCGAACTCTACGGCCTTTCCGGTCGCTTCTTGCATCAAAGAATGGAAATTTCTCTGCACACCGTTCAAATGATGCCGCGAGCCCAACAATCCGTCGGCACGCTATCGGGCGGCCTGCAAAGACGAGTCAATCTGGCCTGTGCGCTGCTGCACGACCCGGCGGTGCTTCTGCTCGATGAACCCTGCGTGGCGCTCGATCCTTGTTCGCGGGAAGTGCTGTTCAACACGCTGAGTTCGCTCCGGCAACAGGGCAAAGCGATCATCCTCACCACCCATCACCTCGAGGATGCCGAGCAATGGTGCGACCGGGTAGGCGTTCTCCTTCAAGGCAAATTGATCGCCCTGGATCGACCGGCCAGGCTGTTTCACGAAATTCCTCACAAGACCGTGGTGCTGGGTCAACTTCGGCTTCATCTCGCGGAACAGTTGGAGCAGATTGCTCGTTCGCGGCTGGGCAAAGATATCGCCTTTGAAGTCTGGGGCAAACAGATCCGCATTGAAGCTCCCAGCCAGGAGTTGATGGGACGCGCCCTCGCTACTTTATGCACCACCGGCATCGAGCTGGAATCGTTCCGCACGCCTCCCGCCCGACTCGACCGGATTCTGGAAGAAAGCGCCGCCGCCGCGACCGAACCTGCGATCCTCCCCTTCCCCACGGAAAAGGGGGAAGCATGGGCCGCCTGAATCTGCTGAAATCGTTGATCCTCAAGGACTGGCGACTATTTAAGGCCGATCGTCGGGCCATGCTTCTGGCTTTTGCCATGCCGATCATACTGGCTTCGATCTTCGGTCTGGTGTTCGATCGACCGAGCCAGGGGATGTCCAGCAGTCAGGTCTCGGTTGTGCTGGTGATTGAGCAGGAGACGCCCGAACTGGCACTGATCCAGCAGGATCTCGAGAACCAGCCGCAGTTGAAACTCCGCCGGATGAATCGTCGCGAAGCGGAGGAAGAACTGAGCCATCGGCGGTCCAGCGTGGCCGTGGTGTTTCGCAATGATACCGAAGTGGAAATTCTGCATCACCCGCTCTGCTCGGTGGAAAGCCGTTGCGTCGAAGGGTATCTGACCGAAGCGCTGATGCGCCGTAAAACATCGGAGCTTCTGAAGCCTCTGGGCATCTCGGCCGAGGCCTCTTTCGCGCAAATGCTGCAAATCGGTCACGGTACCATCCCCGCGGGAACCACTCAGCAGTTCAACTCCTACAGCCACTGTTTTTGCGGTATCACGCTCCAGTACCTGCTGTTCTGGGGTATGGAGTGCGGCTTGCTGTTTCTCAGAGAACGACAGCGCGGCATCTGGAAGCGGTTGCGGGCCGGACCGGCCCCCCTGTGGACGCTGGTGATATCCCGAATTGTTTCCACCGCCGGTATCGCACTTCTTCAAATCCTGGTCACATTCGGCTTCGGTTATCTGGTCTTCGGGGTTCGCGTCTGCGGATCGTGGCTCGGCTTTCTGGCGCTGGTGCTGGCCGTGGGCGGCCTCAGCGCAGCCACCGGCATGGTCGTGGCCGCGGTGGGACAGACGGAAGCACGCGCCCGCCAGTTCAGCATTCTGGTGATCCTGCTGATTTCCCTGCTCGGCGGGCTCTGGCTTCCGGAGTTCCTGTTACCCTACTGGGTGCGTGAGGTGGCTCAGATCTTCCCGACTACCTGGGCCATGCAGACGCTGGATGCGCTGACCTGGCAGGGAATGAGCTTGCGGGAAGTTTTAGGAAACCTCACGGTGGTCTGGGCATTTGTGTTCGGTCTGATTTTCCTCGCCCTCTGGCGGCTGCATGTTATCGAAACGCGACGGCTCAAGGGCTTCGCTTGATCGGTTAAGCATCGGGAGATTTGCATGATTCGTACAACTCTACTCCTCCTACCTCTTTTTTTGAGTGGAACGGCCCTGCTGGTCGCGCAAGGTCAGAAGGAACCGCCGTTAATCTCCCTGAAGATGGAGGATCAGTTCGAGCGGAAACAGGATCTGAAGAATTATCAGGGCTCGGTGGTCGTTCTTTTGTTCGGGGATCGCAAAGCGAGCGATTCGAACTCGAAACTGGGAGAGCGGCTGCATGTGCAATTCCATCCCACCGCGCAGGGCAAAAGTGTCGAGGAGGCCCGCAAGGCCCCGGTCGCGCCGCTGCAGGGATTGAAAGAAGGGCAGAAATCGCCGGAAGTTTTCGTGCTGCCGGTGGCCTGTATCGGTAAAGTTCCGGCTCTGGTTCGCAGTGCGCTGCGCGGCCAGTTCGAGAGAGCCAGCCCATATGTCCCGGTCTGGATGGATTTTGAAGACACGATGAAAACCACCTTCGGGATCGATGCGGGGGTACCGAATGTCATCGTAATAGATGCCAGAAATCGGTTGCGCTTTAAGATGACCGGAGAGCCGGACGTCAAAAGTTACGAACGGCTGGTACAGGTGGTCGATTATTTGCGCAAAGAATCTCTGAAGTAAAAAGGCTCGGAAAGTTCATCGCCCTGCCTCTTCTCGAGTGAAATGCTTGCAATACTTAGGCGTAAGCAATTCCTGCCGCCCGCGAATACACCTTAGGATCGAACGCTTGGGCGACTGTTCCCCCTATGCGGGTTATGTCGGCTCCGGCAGAAAACTGCGAGCATCGGCGGGACATCCAGCGTTATAATAAAGCGTCCGTTTCGTCCTAAATTGAGAGGCGACTACTGAATGATGGATTCAGAGCCACCGGCGGCTACGTCAGGGAAAGCCGACTTCGCGGAGCTGTACAACCAGCACAGCCGCATCGTCTGGTCTCTGGCTTATTCCCGCTGGATGGATTCCGACCTCGCTTCCGATATCATGCAGGAATCCTTCCTGCGATTATGGAAATATCTGGAAGCGGGCGAGGAAGAGATTCAAAATCCGCGTGCCTGGCTGCTTCGGGTGGCCCGAAACCTGGCCGAGGATCAGGGTAAAAGCTCCTTCCGCCGCCATGGGACGCAGGGGCCAGAGGTCTTCAATGGCTTGCACGGCAAGCAATTGACCCCCGATACCATCATCGAACAGCAGGAAACTTTCGCCCGGCTGCGGGAGGAATTGAAATTACTCCCCGAAGCCGACCGAGATATACTGGTACTCCGCTATGCTCTCGATGCGGAAACCGATCAGATCGCCGAAATTCTGGGCGTACAACCCTCGGCAGTGCACATGAGATTGAGCAGGGCCCGGCAGCGACTGGCCGAGCAGTTAAAAGCTAAAGGATGGAACAACGAAACATGATTTCTCCGGAACCTATCGATCGTTCGATGGACTCTCTCGACCGAACCTTGAAAGAGTTCTTCCAGGCCGAGATGCCCAAACCCTGGCCGGCGTTCCAGGCTCCGCGACCCGACAAATCGACCATCCAGCCGCTTATCGCCCGCAACACGCTCAATAAGAGTCGACTCTCCCTGGTCGTGGCGACCTCGCTGATGTTCGGTTTTGTCGGCCTGATGTCCAGCTTGCCGCAAGGGAAACCGACCCCCATCAATCACGACGAACCGGGGACTTCCAAGGGTGGAGTTGCGGAACAGCGCAAAGAGCTCTTGAGAGAAAAAAAATAAATCGCCCTTTATATCGCAAATTTGGCCTTTCCCTTTTTTCGCCCTTTTCCCAGCTCACTATCTAAATCCGATTTCAGCCTTACCCCATCGCATTCAATCTCTGTAATTTCTCTCATCATTTAAATGATCTATTTACATCGTTAAATCGAGAGGTTATCCCCTCTCCTGTGAAACTTTGCTGCTGCTCCCTGATTGCGCTTCTGTCGCTGGCCCTGCCGGTACTCGCCGCGCCTCCGGTCGCGCCGGAGTGGCTCCCTAAATACCATCTGGAAATGCAGATGGATCTGGAGGGCCATACGGTCAAGGTGGTGCAGCGCTCCACCATCATCAATCACTTCCAGAAACCGCTCGATCTTGTGGTGTTCAACGTCCACTCCGCTTTTCAGCCGCCGCAGGGTACTGTGGAACGGCTATACCTGGCCAAGATGCTGGAGATCATGCGCGTAGCCGCCAGCCAAGGCCTCTATACCCGGCGGGCATTCGATCTTCAGAAAGTTCTGGTCTCCTCCGACGGCAAGAACTTCGCGGCGGTCGCATCGCACTTCCGGGAAAATAACGAGTGTGCTCTGGAAGTCCCGCTACCCAAAATTCTGAATCCGGGCGAGAGCGTCGTCGTCGAGATGCAGTATACTTTTTACCTGCCGCAGAAGCAGGGGCGCTGGGGGCAGTGGAAAGGCGTTACCTTCCTGAGCAACTGGTGCCCGGTACTGGCGTTCTACGACGATAAAGATGGCTGGCAGCCGACGCCCTTTATCGCCTGGCATCAGCCCTGGTTTAACGAAGCCGGGGTGTTCGATGCGGTGGTGAATCTGCCGTGCGATCAGGTTGTGGCCTGCAGCGGACCGATTGAAAAAATCGAGAAGGAAAACAAAGTCACCGCGACGCGACACGACGTCTACATCGGACCCCAGATTTTGCGCGATTTCGCCTTCATCTGTTCGAACCGCTTTCAGGAATACGCGATAGTTTCAGAAGGGGTGAAGGTCAAATGCATCGCCTTTCCGGAGCACGAGCATTACGCCAAGGTGATTGCCGGAATCTCTTCGCGAGCCATTGAACAATACAAGAAGTGGTTCGGCCCTTTCCCTTATAAGGAACTGACGCTCGTCGAATCTTACTTCGGCTGGAACGGCAACGAGTGCGCCGGGTTGATTATGGTCGATGAGCGGGTCTTCGACATGCCCAAGCTGGCGGAGAACTACGTCGAATATCTCATCAGCCACGAGACCTGTCACCAGTGGTGGTACAACACCATCGGTACCGACGGCTATCGCGAAACTTTCATGGACGAGG
The genomic region above belongs to Telmatocola sphagniphila and contains:
- a CDS encoding ABC transporter permease; amino-acid sequence: MGRLNLLKSLILKDWRLFKADRRAMLLAFAMPIILASIFGLVFDRPSQGMSSSQVSVVLVIEQETPELALIQQDLENQPQLKLRRMNRREAEEELSHRRSSVAVVFRNDTEVEILHHPLCSVESRCVEGYLTEALMRRKTSELLKPLGISAEASFAQMLQIGHGTIPAGTTQQFNSYSHCFCGITLQYLLFWGMECGLLFLRERQRGIWKRLRAGPAPLWTLVISRIVSTAGIALLQILVTFGFGYLVFGVRVCGSWLGFLALVLAVGGLSAATGMVVAAVGQTEARARQFSILVILLISLLGGLWLPEFLLPYWVREVAQIFPTTWAMQTLDALTWQGMSLREVLGNLTVVWAFVFGLIFLALWRLHVIETRRLKGFA
- a CDS encoding ABC transporter ATP-binding protein, encoding MRRTPMIQLDSVTIQYGPIRAVDTVSLDVEAGEIFGLLGPNGSGKSSTLAAIAGILRPVSGRIRIQQHCIRDKAEVCARQIGFVPQEIALYEELSVWENLRFFGELYGLSGRFLHQRMEISLHTVQMMPRAQQSVGTLSGGLQRRVNLACALLHDPAVLLLDEPCVALDPCSREVLFNTLSSLRQQGKAIILTTHHLEDAEQWCDRVGVLLQGKLIALDRPARLFHEIPHKTVVLGQLRLHLAEQLEQIARSRLGKDIAFEVWGKQIRIEAPSQELMGRALATLCTTGIELESFRTPPARLDRILEESAAAATEPAILPFPTEKGEAWAA
- a CDS encoding RNA polymerase sigma factor, which produces MMDSEPPAATSGKADFAELYNQHSRIVWSLAYSRWMDSDLASDIMQESFLRLWKYLEAGEEEIQNPRAWLLRVARNLAEDQGKSSFRRHGTQGPEVFNGLHGKQLTPDTIIEQQETFARLREELKLLPEADRDILVLRYALDAETDQIAEILGVQPSAVHMRLSRARQRLAEQLKAKGWNNET
- a CDS encoding thioredoxin domain-containing protein, with amino-acid sequence MIRTTLLLLPLFLSGTALLVAQGQKEPPLISLKMEDQFERKQDLKNYQGSVVVLLFGDRKASDSNSKLGERLHVQFHPTAQGKSVEEARKAPVAPLQGLKEGQKSPEVFVLPVACIGKVPALVRSALRGQFERASPYVPVWMDFEDTMKTTFGIDAGVPNVIVIDARNRLRFKMTGEPDVKSYERLVQVVDYLRKESLK